From Herbiconiux flava, one genomic window encodes:
- a CDS encoding glycosyltransferase translates to MHARVTAVLVSSNGADYLPRTLEAIAAQTRAPDALVVVDCASTDATSALLAAAHPTRFIQASSRLNFGTAISHALGVAPPPDDENEWLWLLAHDTAPEPDALAALLAAVEVNPSVAAAGPKQMEWDDPDYISEFGETVTRLGASVPLVETELDQAQHDRMSDVLAMGAAGLLVRHTVWNEVGGFDPALPTADNALDFGIRTRLAGHRVLAVPAARVSTDGDGLSGPGRSIKGSARRKRQTARRAAQLHRRLVYAPPFAVVFHWLSLVPLAVARSLFQLVRKQPGAIGGEFAAAFKTAFGSHIGAARRRLKASKKVGWRAIAPLRMPGDEMRRRASLQREIALTYLRGERDRIQFISSGGVATVLVVALIGFVVFLPVFGAAAITGGGALPLETTVGGLWAQIGTGFRDIGLGFAGAADPFAAVLAVLGSIAFWSPSLAIVGLYLVALPLAALAAWFCAARLTDRPVLRSAAAVLWVLAPPFVGALDAGMVGPVLAHLLLPWLMLALLAAPKSWSASAIASILFAAVLATAPSLWPALIVVWLIATIASRRDVMRLIGIPVPALALFAPLIWDQFQRGTPLALLADPGLPVWRPTVPVIELLLGLPRTGLGGWESLAAGVGIDAGVVLLVLGILVVPLALIALAALFLPGSYRAVVAVVIALLGFATAVGSQQLALATTGSQAVTIWPGSGLSLAWLGLIGAAVLGLSSLPRLVALPAVVATAAVAVIVLPSALGVLLGTSEVTAGSARQLPAYVTAEASNTPRVGTLLLAPQGDGGIGASVVHGAGPTLDQQSTLASTAAFAGAVGADGSELASIVGNAASISGAEVSSRLTALGIEFVLLTPAPADERGAAADDIAARTANALNSNAQFTFIGDTFAGSLWQVADDGTLASLPEPSPTNTGTPLGVLVLVIQAFVFGIALLLALPAGRLQVQGNRAVSTTAHVGAADSVEEEIAEEKLTDVADRVPVGEEPEALDTPAGPEAAPAVRPATPSAAPSAEPSAEPSAAPAAPSSLESAGPAVAPGIGAGGPAATTVSAAALAGAAAAALVADRTADPAQPRVADGDERGETEATGAASTGERAASSVTTPAGVYAAHYVDEQPAAPDAPAPVAAPDPDADAPWWAGTSRPTMPVAEQNSTAEFAGHRPEAPAADDHAGSGESTHDAPVEAAVAPRPSVSEQVEAATADTAPTPVIPSDGSTPDGRDGDGREDEGSAAETLPAPVSAFDHAATQPTGPVDPLPGDEAVPGDEARPLSRFEPGYSAPAADPLPGPDYADYDPDDETVLTVRDATDRDAANHDAANHDAASQDDDAHVNHEHHEHHEHHEEGSTDGR, encoded by the coding sequence ATGCACGCCCGAGTCACTGCCGTCCTCGTCTCCTCCAACGGAGCCGACTACCTCCCGCGAACCCTCGAGGCCATCGCGGCCCAGACCCGAGCCCCCGATGCGCTCGTGGTCGTGGACTGCGCCTCGACCGACGCCACCTCCGCGCTGCTGGCGGCCGCGCATCCGACCCGCTTCATCCAGGCCTCCAGCCGGCTGAACTTCGGCACCGCGATCTCGCACGCCCTGGGCGTCGCGCCCCCGCCCGACGACGAGAACGAGTGGCTCTGGCTGCTCGCCCACGACACCGCCCCCGAGCCCGACGCTCTCGCCGCCCTGCTCGCCGCCGTGGAGGTCAACCCCTCGGTGGCGGCCGCCGGCCCGAAGCAGATGGAGTGGGACGACCCCGACTACATCAGCGAGTTCGGCGAGACCGTGACCCGCCTCGGCGCCAGCGTGCCGCTCGTCGAGACCGAGCTCGACCAGGCCCAGCACGACCGCATGAGCGACGTGCTCGCCATGGGCGCCGCCGGCCTGCTCGTGCGCCACACCGTCTGGAACGAGGTCGGCGGCTTCGACCCCGCCCTGCCGACGGCCGACAACGCGCTCGACTTCGGCATCCGCACCCGCCTGGCCGGTCACCGCGTGCTCGCCGTGCCCGCCGCGCGCGTATCCACCGATGGCGACGGGCTCTCCGGCCCCGGCCGCTCGATCAAGGGCTCGGCCCGGCGCAAGCGCCAGACCGCCCGCCGCGCCGCCCAGCTGCACCGCCGCCTGGTCTACGCACCCCCGTTCGCCGTCGTCTTCCACTGGCTCTCACTGGTTCCGCTCGCCGTCGCGCGCTCGCTCTTCCAGCTCGTGCGCAAGCAGCCCGGCGCCATCGGCGGCGAGTTCGCCGCGGCCTTCAAGACCGCCTTCGGCTCGCACATCGGCGCGGCTCGCCGACGGCTGAAGGCGTCGAAGAAGGTCGGCTGGCGGGCGATCGCCCCGCTCCGGATGCCCGGCGACGAGATGCGGCGCCGCGCCTCCCTGCAGCGCGAGATCGCCCTGACCTACCTGCGGGGCGAGCGCGACCGGATCCAGTTCATCTCCAGCGGGGGAGTGGCGACCGTGCTGGTCGTCGCCCTGATCGGCTTCGTCGTGTTCCTCCCCGTGTTCGGCGCGGCGGCGATCACCGGCGGCGGCGCACTGCCCCTCGAGACCACCGTCGGCGGGCTCTGGGCGCAGATCGGCACCGGCTTCCGCGACATCGGCCTCGGCTTCGCGGGCGCGGCCGACCCGTTCGCCGCCGTGCTGGCCGTGCTCGGCAGCATCGCGTTCTGGTCGCCGTCGCTGGCGATCGTCGGGCTCTACCTCGTCGCGCTGCCGCTCGCGGCGCTCGCCGCCTGGTTCTGCGCCGCCCGTCTCACCGACCGTCCCGTGCTGCGCAGCGCAGCCGCGGTGCTCTGGGTGCTCGCCCCGCCGTTCGTCGGCGCACTCGACGCCGGCATGGTCGGCCCGGTGCTCGCCCACCTGCTGCTGCCGTGGCTGATGCTCGCGCTGCTCGCGGCACCGAAGTCGTGGTCGGCGTCGGCGATCGCGTCGATCCTGTTCGCCGCCGTGCTGGCCACGGCCCCCTCGCTCTGGCCGGCGCTCATCGTGGTCTGGCTGATCGCCACGATCGCGAGCCGACGCGACGTGATGCGGCTGATCGGCATCCCCGTGCCGGCCCTCGCGCTCTTCGCACCGCTGATCTGGGACCAGTTCCAGCGCGGCACCCCGCTCGCCCTCCTCGCCGACCCCGGGCTGCCCGTGTGGCGGCCGACCGTGCCGGTGATCGAGCTGCTGCTCGGGCTGCCCCGCACGGGGCTCGGCGGCTGGGAGTCGCTGGCCGCCGGCGTCGGCATCGACGCCGGGGTCGTGCTGCTGGTGCTCGGCATCCTCGTGGTGCCGCTCGCGCTGATCGCCCTGGCCGCCCTGTTCCTGCCGGGCTCGTACCGCGCGGTGGTCGCCGTCGTGATCGCCCTGCTCGGCTTCGCCACCGCGGTGGGCTCGCAGCAGCTCGCGCTCGCCACCACCGGGTCGCAGGCGGTCACGATCTGGCCGGGCTCGGGGCTCAGCCTCGCCTGGCTCGGGCTGATCGGCGCCGCCGTGCTCGGGCTCTCCTCGCTTCCGCGTCTCGTGGCGCTGCCGGCCGTGGTCGCCACGGCGGCGGTCGCCGTGATCGTGCTGCCGTCGGCGCTCGGGGTGCTGCTCGGCACCTCCGAGGTCACCGCCGGATCGGCCCGGCAGCTGCCGGCTTACGTCACGGCCGAGGCCTCCAACACCCCCCGCGTGGGCACGCTGCTGCTCGCGCCGCAGGGCGACGGCGGGATCGGGGCGTCCGTCGTGCACGGGGCCGGGCCGACGCTCGACCAGCAGTCCACGCTCGCGTCGACGGCGGCGTTCGCCGGTGCAGTGGGCGCCGACGGCTCCGAGCTCGCGTCGATCGTCGGGAACGCGGCGTCGATCAGCGGTGCAGAGGTCTCGAGCCGGCTCACCGCGCTCGGCATCGAGTTCGTGCTGCTGACGCCGGCTCCGGCCGACGAGCGGGGCGCGGCCGCCGACGACATCGCCGCGCGCACCGCCAACGCCCTCAACAGCAACGCGCAGTTCACCTTCATCGGCGACACCTTCGCCGGCTCGCTCTGGCAGGTCGCCGACGACGGCACCCTCGCGAGCCTGCCCGAGCCGTCGCCCACCAACACCGGGACGCCGCTCGGCGTGCTGGTGCTCGTGATCCAGGCCTTCGTGTTCGGCATCGCGCTCCTGTTGGCCCTGCCGGCGGGTCGCCTGCAGGTGCAGGGCAACCGCGCGGTCAGCACCACGGCCCACGTCGGCGCGGCCGACTCGGTCGAGGAGGAGATCGCCGAGGAGAAGCTCACCGACGTCGCCGACCGCGTCCCCGTCGGCGAGGAGCCCGAGGCGCTCGACACGCCCGCTGGTCCCGAGGCCGCCCCGGCCGTGCGGCCCGCGACCCCCTCTGCGGCGCCTTCCGCCGAGCCCTCCGCCGAGCCCTCCGCTGCGCCGGCCGCGCCGTCCTCGCTCGAGAGCGCGGGCCCGGCAGTGGCCCCGGGCATCGGTGCCGGCGGTCCCGCGGCCACCACGGTCTCGGCCGCGGCCCTGGCCGGCGCAGCCGCCGCGGCCCTCGTCGCCGACCGCACCGCCGACCCCGCCCAGCCGCGCGTCGCCGACGGTGACGAGCGCGGCGAGACCGAGGCGACCGGTGCGGCTTCGACAGGTGAGCGCGCCGCGAGCAGCGTCACGACCCCGGCCGGCGTCTACGCGGCGCATTACGTCGACGAGCAGCCCGCTGCTCCGGATGCTCCCGCCCCCGTTGCGGCCCCCGACCCCGATGCCGACGCCCCCTGGTGGGCGGGCACCTCCCGGCCCACGATGCCGGTCGCCGAGCAGAACTCCACCGCCGAGTTCGCGGGCCACCGCCCGGAGGCTCCCGCCGCCGACGACCACGCGGGCTCGGGGGAGTCCACCCACGACGCCCCCGTCGAAGCGGCCGTCGCGCCGCGGCCCAGCGTGAGCGAGCAGGTGGAGGCGGCTACCGCCGACACCGCTCCGACGCCCGTCATCCCGTCGGATGGCTCCACTCCGGACGGCCGCGACGGCGACGGCCGCGAGGACGAGGGGTCCGCCGCCGAGACGCTGCCCGCCCCCGTGTCGGCGTTCGACCATGCCGCCACCCAGCCGACCGGTCCGGTCGATCCCCTCCCGGGTGACGAGGCGGTCCCGGGTGACGAGGCGCGTCCGCTGTCACGGTTCGAGCCCGGCTACTCCGCTCCGGCGGCGGATCCGCTGCCCGGCCCGGACTACGCCGACTACGACCCCGACGACGAGACCGTGCTGACCGTCCGCGACGCGACCGACCGCGACGCCGCCAACCATGACGCCGCCAACCATGACGCCGCCAGCCAGGACGACGACGCCCACGTGAACCACGAGCACCACGAGCACCACGAGCACCACGAGGAGGGATCCACCGATGGCCGATGA
- a CDS encoding WhiB family transcriptional regulator yields the protein MAMSEYRSGVPDDWFVDPVSLGVPGVRKPRVDEEENPLAWQADSLCAQTDPEAFFPEKGGSTRDAKRICTSCEVKAQCLDYALQNDERFGIWGGLSERERRKLRKRAV from the coding sequence ATGGCCATGTCAGAGTATCGCTCAGGCGTACCGGATGACTGGTTCGTCGACCCGGTCAGCCTCGGCGTTCCCGGTGTGCGCAAGCCCCGCGTCGACGAAGAGGAGAACCCTCTCGCCTGGCAGGCCGACTCGCTCTGCGCGCAGACCGACCCCGAGGCGTTCTTCCCCGAGAAGGGCGGATCGACCCGTGATGCCAAGCGCATCTGCACCTCGTGCGAGGTGAAGGCCCAGTGCCTCGACTACGCACTGCAGAACGACGAGCGCTTCGGCATCTGGGGCGGCCTCAGCGAGCGCGAGCGCCGCAAGCTCCGCAAGCGCGCGGTATAG
- a CDS encoding GlxA family transcriptional regulator, translating to MLQKVALLAIPGVAPFEFGVVCEAFGIDRTDHGGPKFDFTIVTAEPGPVRTSLGYEMMIADGLDKAADADLIAVPAHEIDADVHPDVVRLLQEAAARGAWILSICSGAFTLAKAGLLSGRRATTHWMHADRLARDFPDIDVDPDVLFVEDGNIITGAGTASGIDACLHLIRIELGASAANVVARRMVVPPQRSGGQSQYIATPIPECRSDSFAEVTAWMLENLDQELTVDELARKALMSPRTFARRFKADTGATPGAWLNRQRLLRAQQLLEESSLALDTVAAESGFGTAAVMRHHFSKTLSTTPAAYRRAFCRVPA from the coding sequence ATGCTTCAGAAGGTCGCCCTCCTCGCCATCCCCGGCGTCGCCCCGTTCGAGTTCGGTGTCGTCTGCGAAGCCTTCGGCATCGACCGCACCGACCACGGCGGCCCGAAGTTCGACTTCACGATCGTGACGGCCGAACCGGGCCCCGTGCGCACCAGCCTCGGCTACGAGATGATGATCGCCGACGGCCTCGACAAGGCGGCCGACGCCGACCTGATCGCGGTGCCGGCGCACGAGATCGACGCCGACGTGCATCCGGACGTCGTGCGCCTTCTGCAGGAGGCCGCTGCGCGCGGCGCGTGGATCCTCAGCATCTGCAGCGGCGCGTTCACGCTCGCGAAGGCCGGGCTGCTCTCGGGCCGACGCGCGACGACGCACTGGATGCACGCCGACCGCCTCGCCCGCGACTTCCCCGACATCGACGTCGACCCCGACGTGCTCTTCGTGGAGGACGGGAACATCATCACCGGCGCCGGCACCGCCTCGGGCATCGACGCCTGCCTGCACCTCATCCGCATCGAGCTCGGGGCCTCGGCCGCGAATGTCGTCGCCCGGCGCATGGTGGTGCCGCCGCAGCGCTCGGGCGGACAGTCGCAGTACATCGCGACGCCCATCCCCGAGTGCCGCAGCGACTCCTTCGCCGAGGTCACGGCGTGGATGCTCGAGAACCTCGATCAGGAGCTCACCGTCGACGAGCTCGCGCGCAAGGCGCTGATGTCACCGCGCACCTTCGCCCGCCGCTTCAAGGCCGACACGGGAGCGACGCCTGGCGCGTGGCTGAACCGCCAGCGCCTCCTGCGCGCGCAGCAGCTGCTCGAGGAGAGCTCGCTCGCACTCGACACGGTCGCGGCCGAGAGCGGCTTCGGAACGGCCGCGGTGATGCGCCATCACTTCTCGAAGACGCTCAGCACCACCCCGGCGGCCTACCGCCGCGCGTTCTGCCGCGTCCCGGCCTGA
- the manA gene encoding mannose-6-phosphate isomerase, class I, with product MFVPITNTPRDYAWGSETAIPRLLGTEETGEPQAELWLGAHPGSPARILDPSLTGGHTDLESWIASDPTRIVGRRGTLPYLLKILAAAAPLSLQAHPTLERAREGFERENAAGVPLDDPKRNYKDALHKPELVVALSERYEALCGFRALVEVRQIVDLLVMIDGSQTAPRWELYGPIVHLLEDSPTAFESDADILRSVVSYLLSGAEEVPALVGHLVRTAEKALHPAHAHLTDPYTPSLETVVRLNEEYPGDPGIVISLLLNRVTLAKGQALYLPAGNIHAYLSGLGVELMAASDNVLRGGLTPKHVDVAELLEVLDFDALPVPYLVPTQPVPGLSVFTPGVPDFVLAQVEVGIDRPFAAPTVGFTPLGAAIGICIAGAVTVTGASGTHRVSRGEAFFATPDEGSLAFGGSGTAFVAAPGAPAAELP from the coding sequence ATGTTCGTACCCATCACCAACACGCCGCGCGACTACGCCTGGGGGTCCGAGACCGCGATCCCGCGCCTGCTCGGCACGGAGGAGACCGGGGAGCCGCAGGCCGAGCTCTGGCTCGGGGCGCACCCCGGGAGCCCGGCGCGCATCCTCGACCCGTCGCTGACCGGTGGACACACCGATCTGGAGTCGTGGATCGCGAGCGACCCCACGCGCATCGTGGGGCGGCGCGGAACGCTGCCGTACCTGCTGAAGATCCTGGCGGCCGCCGCCCCGCTGTCGCTGCAGGCGCACCCGACGCTCGAGCGCGCCCGCGAGGGCTTCGAGCGTGAGAACGCCGCCGGTGTGCCGCTCGACGACCCGAAGCGCAACTACAAGGATGCGCTGCACAAGCCCGAGCTCGTCGTCGCGCTGAGCGAGCGGTACGAGGCGCTCTGCGGCTTCCGCGCCCTCGTCGAGGTGCGCCAGATCGTCGACCTGCTGGTCATGATCGACGGCTCGCAGACCGCCCCCCGATGGGAGCTCTACGGCCCCATCGTGCATCTGCTCGAAGACTCGCCGACGGCGTTCGAGAGCGACGCCGACATCCTGCGCTCGGTCGTGTCGTACCTCCTGAGCGGGGCCGAGGAGGTGCCGGCGCTCGTGGGGCACCTCGTGCGCACCGCCGAGAAGGCGCTGCACCCGGCCCACGCGCACCTCACCGACCCGTACACGCCGTCGCTCGAGACCGTCGTGCGGCTGAACGAGGAGTACCCGGGCGACCCCGGCATCGTCATCTCGCTGCTGCTGAACCGGGTGACGCTCGCCAAGGGGCAGGCGCTGTACCTGCCGGCCGGCAACATCCACGCCTACCTCTCGGGGCTCGGAGTCGAACTCATGGCCGCCAGCGACAACGTGCTGCGCGGCGGGCTGACGCCCAAGCACGTCGACGTGGCCGAGCTGCTCGAGGTGCTCGACTTCGACGCACTGCCGGTGCCCTACCTCGTGCCCACGCAGCCGGTGCCGGGACTGTCGGTGTTCACGCCCGGCGTGCCCGACTTCGTGCTGGCGCAGGTGGAGGTCGGAATCGACCGGCCGTTCGCGGCGCCGACGGTCGGCTTCACGCCGCTCGGGGCGGCCATCGGCATCTGCATCGCGGGGGCCGTCACCGTGACCGGGGCATCGGGCACGCACCGGGTCTCGCGCGGCGAGGCGTTCTTCGCGACGCCCGACGAGGGGTCGCTGGCGTTCGGCGGGTCGGGAACGGCGTTCGTGGCGGCGCCGGGCGCGCCGGCGGCCGAGCTGCCGTAG
- a CDS encoding acyl-CoA dehydrogenase family protein → MTFELLASDFYSYENLLNEQEKTAIAELRHYLETEVKPIVNGHWEAATFPHEIVKGLAERSVYSYAWEETKPFENSAVFRGFVALELARVDASVATLVGVQNGLAMGSISVTGSAEQRAEWLPRMASGEVVGAFGLTEPTSGSDSAQGLRTVATRDGDEWVLNGSKRWIGNATFSDITVIWAKDAADGQVKGFIVPTGTPGYTATKIEGKQSLRIVQNADITLEDVRVPESLRLQNANSFRDTAKVLRLTRAEVAWAAVGNSVGAYEAALRYTKERVQFGKPIASHQLIQDLLVKSIGNITASLGMVVRVSQMLDEGTQKDDHSALAKAYTTARMRETVAWCREALGGNGIVLEYDVARHFADAEALYSYEGTREMNTLIVGRSLTGFAAFV, encoded by the coding sequence ATGACCTTCGAGCTCCTCGCCAGCGACTTCTACTCCTATGAGAATCTTCTGAACGAGCAGGAGAAGACGGCGATCGCCGAGCTGCGGCACTACCTCGAGACCGAGGTGAAGCCGATCGTGAACGGCCACTGGGAGGCGGCGACCTTCCCGCACGAGATCGTGAAGGGCCTCGCCGAACGCAGCGTCTACAGCTACGCCTGGGAGGAGACGAAGCCGTTCGAGAACTCGGCGGTCTTCCGCGGCTTCGTGGCGCTCGAGCTCGCTCGCGTCGACGCGAGCGTCGCCACGCTGGTCGGCGTGCAGAACGGCCTGGCGATGGGCTCGATCAGCGTCACCGGCTCTGCGGAGCAGCGCGCCGAGTGGCTGCCGAGGATGGCGAGCGGCGAGGTCGTCGGCGCCTTCGGCCTGACCGAGCCGACCTCGGGCTCCGACAGCGCGCAGGGCCTCCGCACCGTCGCCACGCGCGACGGCGACGAGTGGGTGCTGAACGGGTCCAAGCGCTGGATCGGCAACGCCACCTTCAGCGACATCACCGTCATCTGGGCGAAGGATGCGGCCGACGGCCAGGTCAAGGGCTTCATCGTGCCGACGGGCACCCCCGGGTACACGGCCACCAAGATCGAGGGCAAGCAGAGCCTGCGCATCGTGCAGAACGCCGACATCACGCTCGAGGACGTGCGGGTGCCCGAGAGCCTGCGGCTGCAGAACGCGAACTCGTTCCGCGACACCGCGAAGGTGCTGCGTCTGACCCGCGCGGAGGTGGCCTGGGCCGCGGTCGGCAACTCGGTCGGCGCTTACGAGGCCGCCCTGCGGTACACGAAGGAGCGCGTGCAGTTCGGCAAGCCGATCGCGAGCCACCAGCTCATCCAGGACCTGCTCGTCAAGAGCATCGGCAACATCACCGCCAGCCTCGGCATGGTCGTGCGCGTCTCGCAGATGCTCGACGAGGGCACCCAGAAGGACGACCACTCGGCCCTCGCGAAGGCCTACACGACGGCCCGCATGCGCGAGACCGTCGCCTGGTGCCGCGAGGCGCTCGGCGGCAACGGCATCGTGCTCGAGTACGACGTGGCCCGCCACTTCGCCGACGCCGAGGCGCTCTACTCCTACGAGGGCACCCGCGAGATGAACACGCTCATCGTGGGGCGCAGCCTCACCGGCTTCGCCGCCTTCGTGTAG
- a CDS encoding O-antigen ligase family protein, whose protein sequence is MRYPTDAVIRSLAVLVFFTAFGADLWRSLLGWWGYLAVAAVLTAASAVLLTRRRLWGALHPRRLPRTFVLFALLLVLSLAWSFYPGATVLGLLAQAATTLCALFLVAALSWPQIVAAASTALNWILGLSLLFELVVAVFVRQPVLPFFTDYAGRKVPDAFYWSQGLLFEGGPVQGVVGNRNLLAFVAVLALVLILVQLAQGLRRRGPALAWVVVAVGTLALTRSATAIAALVITAGMLGVLLVARRAGPGRRTWLLAGVAAVVALSIVGVSTFWSQILGLFGKSDDLTGRVDIWRSVSELAAQRPAFGWGWISYWAPWVEPFDGLAERKGVVYLQAHDAWLDVYLQVGIVGLVLFAMLAVGTFYRSWWFAVDHPLDAGGRALPRVVLTLAPILLLTALLAQSVVESRLLVEGGWLLFVVIAVKTKLDLGAVAQDLGTEPPRLLGLAEPARR, encoded by the coding sequence ATGCGCTACCCGACCGACGCCGTGATCCGGTCGCTCGCCGTGCTCGTGTTCTTCACGGCGTTCGGTGCCGACCTGTGGCGCAGCCTGCTCGGCTGGTGGGGCTATCTCGCGGTCGCGGCCGTGCTGACCGCCGCCTCGGCGGTGCTGCTCACCCGGCGCCGGCTCTGGGGCGCGCTGCACCCGCGCCGGCTGCCGCGCACCTTCGTGCTGTTCGCGCTGCTGCTCGTGCTGTCGCTGGCGTGGTCGTTCTATCCGGGTGCGACCGTGCTCGGCCTCCTCGCGCAGGCCGCCACGACGCTCTGCGCCCTGTTCCTCGTGGCCGCCCTGAGCTGGCCCCAGATCGTGGCGGCCGCATCCACCGCGCTCAACTGGATCCTCGGGCTCTCCCTGCTCTTCGAGCTGGTCGTCGCCGTGTTCGTGCGGCAGCCCGTGCTCCCCTTCTTCACCGACTACGCGGGCCGGAAGGTGCCCGACGCCTTCTACTGGTCGCAGGGCCTGCTGTTCGAGGGCGGCCCCGTGCAGGGCGTCGTCGGCAACCGCAACCTGCTCGCCTTCGTCGCCGTGCTCGCCCTCGTGCTCATCCTGGTGCAGCTCGCCCAGGGCCTGCGCCGCCGGGGCCCCGCCCTCGCCTGGGTCGTCGTGGCGGTGGGCACCCTCGCCCTCACCCGCTCGGCCACGGCCATCGCCGCCCTCGTGATCACGGCCGGGATGCTCGGCGTGCTCCTGGTCGCCCGCCGCGCCGGCCCGGGCCGCCGCACCTGGCTGCTCGCCGGCGTCGCCGCCGTCGTCGCGCTCTCCATCGTCGGCGTCAGCACCTTCTGGTCGCAGATCCTCGGCCTCTTCGGCAAGAGCGACGACCTCACCGGGCGCGTCGACATCTGGCGCTCGGTGAGCGAGCTCGCCGCCCAGAGGCCCGCCTTCGGCTGGGGCTGGATCAGCTACTGGGCACCCTGGGTCGAGCCCTTCGACGGCCTCGCGGAGCGGAAGGGCGTCGTCTACCTGCAGGCCCACGACGCCTGGCTCGACGTGTACCTCCAGGTCGGAATCGTCGGGCTCGTGCTCTTCGCGATGCTGGCCGTCGGCACCTTCTACCGCAGCTGGTGGTTCGCGGTCGACCACCCGCTCGACGCGGGCGGCCGCGCCCTGCCGCGGGTCGTCCTGACGCTCGCGCCCATCCTGCTTCTCACCGCCCTGCTCGCCCAGAGCGTCGTCGAGAGCCGTCTGCTCGTCGAGGGCGGCTGGCTGCTGTTCGTCGTGATCGCGGTGAAGACGAAGCTCGACCTCGGCGCCGTGGCCCAGGACCTCGGCACCGAGCCGCCCCGACTCCTCGGCCTGGCCGAGCCGGCGCGGCGATGA
- a CDS encoding O-antigen ligase family protein: protein MTAEPRPPHHPVAAALTFFGQTRFAKALTVAILGTAFCSHLLRSTVGWPGLIAMVAVLVLLAALSFAGRWPELDWHGLLPVSLLLFLAWCALTSLWSQYLPSTLNGLAYLLAYAFLGIYVAVVRDLIQIVRALGDVLRVVLTLSLVVEVLSGILLDVPIRFLGVTGALASGGPIQGVLGTRNMLGFVGLIALVTFVIELATRSVRRGTGVFSVIVAALAIVFSGSPVTLGVTIVTAVAALVLFALRSAAPDTRRGWHFVLLAVGLLTLVLGFLVRGRILEILSTRREFTYRLEIWRELWRLIDLNPLEGWGWTGFWRSNVSPFFALDVIGNRAHTSALNAYFDVYFQTGLIGIAVFVVFVALAMGRAWVLAAARKSIVYVWIALVMVVLVVTSSAESAVLVEYGWLLLVICSVKAARDLSWRRNLRRADDPVPAPAQETTP from the coding sequence ATGACCGCGGAGCCGAGACCTCCGCACCACCCCGTCGCGGCCGCGCTGACCTTCTTCGGTCAGACCCGGTTCGCGAAGGCGCTGACCGTCGCGATCCTCGGCACGGCCTTCTGCTCCCACCTCCTGCGCTCGACCGTCGGCTGGCCGGGGCTGATCGCGATGGTCGCCGTGCTGGTGCTCCTCGCCGCCCTGTCGTTCGCCGGCCGCTGGCCCGAGCTCGACTGGCACGGACTGCTGCCGGTGTCGCTGCTGCTGTTCCTCGCCTGGTGCGCCCTGACCTCGCTGTGGAGCCAATACCTGCCATCGACGCTGAACGGCCTGGCCTATCTGCTGGCGTATGCCTTCCTCGGCATCTACGTCGCCGTGGTGCGCGACCTGATCCAGATCGTGCGTGCGCTCGGCGACGTGCTGCGGGTGGTGCTGACGCTCTCGCTGGTGGTCGAGGTGCTCTCGGGCATCCTGCTCGACGTCCCGATCCGCTTCCTCGGGGTGACCGGGGCACTCGCGTCGGGCGGGCCCATCCAGGGCGTGCTCGGCACCCGCAACATGCTCGGCTTCGTCGGCCTGATCGCGCTCGTGACCTTCGTGATCGAGCTCGCCACGCGCTCGGTGCGCCGCGGCACCGGGGTGTTCTCGGTGATCGTGGCCGCGCTCGCCATCGTGTTCTCCGGCTCCCCCGTCACCCTCGGCGTCACCATCGTCACGGCGGTCGCGGCGCTGGTGCTGTTCGCGCTGCGCAGCGCCGCACCCGACACCCGACGAGGCTGGCACTTCGTGCTGCTGGCCGTGGGCCTCCTCACGCTCGTACTCGGCTTCCTCGTGCGCGGCCGCATCCTCGAGATCCTCAGCACCCGGCGCGAGTTCACCTACCGGCTCGAGATCTGGCGGGAGCTCTGGCGCCTGATCGACCTCAACCCGCTCGAGGGCTGGGGCTGGACGGGGTTCTGGCGCTCCAACGTGTCGCCCTTCTTCGCGCTCGACGTGATCGGCAACCGCGCACACACCTCGGCGCTGAACGCCTACTTCGACGTGTACTTCCAGACCGGTCTGATCGGCATCGCCGTCTTCGTGGTGTTCGTCGCGCTCGCCATGGGGCGCGCATGGGTGCTGGCGGCGGCCCGCAAGAGCATCGTCTACGTCTGGATCGCGCTCGTCATGGTGGTGCTCGTGGTCACCAGCTCGGCCGAGAGCGCCGTGCTGGTGGAGTACGGCTGGCTGCTGCTCGTGATCTGCTCGGTCAAGGCCGCCCGCGACCTCAGCTGGCGGCGCAACCTCCGCCGCGCCGACGACCCCGTGCCCGCCCCCGCCCAGGAGACCACCCCGTGA